GGCCCGGACCTTCGCGGCCCACCGGTCGAGCGCGTCGTCCTCGTAGCCGCTGGTGTAGAGCTCGGTGTCGCCGTGCAGCCGCACGTACACGACGTCGGACGTGACGTCCTCGATGACCGGCCAGCGGCCCGCGGTGTCCGCCACGACGAGACCGACGTCGTGCGCGCGCAGGAGGTCGACCAGCTCGGGTGTCTCGAACGACGTGTGCCGGACCTCGAGGACGTGCCGCAACGGCCGGTCCGCGTCGGTCGTCGTCCACGACCGGTCGTCGAGCCGCTCGTCGTGCCGCGTCGCCATGTCCGCGGCGGCGGCCGTCGAACGCGGCAGGAGCCCGAAGAACGTGGCGAGCCGGTCGGGGTGGAAGCCGAGGTTCGGGGGCAGCTGCCAGAGGATCGGGCCGAGCTTCGCGCCGAGGGCCAGCACACCGCTCGCGAGGAAGTTCGCGACGGGCGTCTCGACGTCGGCGAGCTTGCGCATGTGCGTGACGAACCGCGGCCCCTTCACGGAGAAGACGAAGTCGTCGGGCGTCTGCTCGGCCCACGCGCGGTAGCTCTCGGGCCGTTGCAGCGAGTAGAAGGAGCCGTTGATCTCGATGCTCGTCAACCGCTCGGACGCGTACGCGAGCTCGAGCCGCTGGGGCAGGCCGCGCGGGTAGAAGACGCCACGCCAGGGGGCGTAGCGCCAGCCGCTGATGCCGACCCGGATGGTCACCGGCACAGCCTGCACGGCGCACGCCGGACCGGCATCCGGAAGGGCGCACACTGGTCGGGTGACCGTCGAGACCTCCCCCGCGCCCGGCCCCGAGGGCGACGCGACGGCTCCGGTCCTGGTCGACGTGTACCGCCCGGCACAGCGCGTCGACGTCCGGCGCACGGTCGCGCCGCACCGCCGCGGG
The sequence above is a segment of the Cellulomonas fimi genome. Coding sequences within it:
- a CDS encoding DUF72 domain-containing protein, giving the protein MPVTIRVGISGWRYAPWRGVFYPRGLPQRLELAYASERLTSIEINGSFYSLQRPESYRAWAEQTPDDFVFSVKGPRFVTHMRKLADVETPVANFLASGVLALGAKLGPILWQLPPNLGFHPDRLATFFGLLPRSTAAAADMATRHDERLDDRSWTTTDADRPLRHVLEVRHTSFETPELVDLLRAHDVGLVVADTAGRWPVIEDVTSDVVYVRLHGDTELYTSGYEDDALDRWAAKVRAWADGSDPVDARRLRGAAPASDGRDVFVYFDNDVKVRAPVDAMALSARLGLRTEVGA